tgtctgtatctgcatgtttaattcctctgtgaaccacattcaaataaatttaTAATGTCAGAGCTACTATATAAATACAACTATCCTCTGAGACCTCTGATCTGTCCTATAGGTCATTCTTTTTTATATGCATGTCATGTATGCCACTTCAATGTTTGCTCTAAGCTAACACATGCCATTAATGCAGctctctgtttgttttgttagcATGGTTAACCACAAATCCAAACCCTAATTATAAATCAATTACTTATACTTACTCACCATAATATTACTTACATACCTATCTCCCTCTACAGCATACCATCCCTAAAGCATGCCAGTGAGATGATGTGCTCGGCCATGCAGAAGGTAGGTCTGTGTATTAGTTTCCTCAGAGGCAGGGAAAACCAATCCATAAGAACTTCTTTGGTGCTACAGGCATGACATTCTTCAACCTGCCAAATAATGAGAGTCTTTCATAAGCACTATCTGGAAAAGTCATAAAAACATTTAGCCACTGTAAGAGATCCTACAGAGCCGAGAAATTCCTCTTCCCTAAGGTTTCCCTCTTCGCTATACAGTAACAGAAACAGACAGCATCGCTACAGCAGATGTATCTTTTGAGTAGAAGGGAAAATGTTCTAGGAAAAAGACAACACATGAGATGAAAATACAATTTAGtgagaaaacaaaaccacaacGCAACACTGACCAAAATGTTAGCTTTTGTGCAAAGAAAAAATAGTTTCGccttcctttattttttatttttagatatacTTTGGTAGACAATTGCTGCCATATGCAGCCTAAAATTGCAGCTTACTCTTCAATAGAATGGTATTTTGGGGCCATGATAATTAAAGAAGTCCACTGAAAGAAAGGCTAAATACATGTTTGGGGTCATTCCACTCAGATTATGATTTCTGTGATGACTAAAGCAGTTTTCAGATCAGTTTCAGTTTGGTTCAAAAACATGGTGCCATTTTGGGAATAATGTGGAACCaagtatagagagagagagagagagagagagagagagagagagagagagagaatatacaGCATGAATGGAAAATCCCACTAAGGTTGATCTTTTCCACATATAGCCAAGTCTGTCTGCTTCAGAACCAGCCCCTGAATGGAATTTCTTTTGACTCATGCCGATATTTATTGTCTCTTCCTGCGATCTGAGCGGCTTATCTCTGCCTAGTTGGGgcgggtgggggggtggggggtgtttgGGGAATGGTTATTTTGTGATTTGCTGACATTGGCACCAAAGTAGTTATAGCTGTATGATTTGTCTTAATCAGCACTGTTTCTTTGCTCTGTCTGGCAGGCTCTGGGAGCAGGGATGAAGCTGAAAGTGAAGCGGCGCTACATTgtgctctttctgtctctcctcacCCTGTCAGTAATGATGATAAACACATATTCACCTTTGCCCTGTGATCAGAAATGTTTGCTATCACAAGGGCCTCACCATAACCAACCCACTGAGGCAGGAGCAAGGAACTCTAAGCATCTACCGCCAAACATTCATAGGGGATCTTGGAAGCTTTCTAAAATGAAAGCGTCAGAAAAGCACATATCAGTAATTGACGACCACCAACATAGAGGCAGTAAACTACaggaaaatgtccatttttcaACCAGAAGTAATACTAAAAATACGTTTGTGAAATTAAAACAAGTGTTTTATCAAGGCAGAAACAAGCACTCCTCCCAGACAAATATGGCCAATACAAAGGAAAGGTTATCCAACCAACCAGGCAATGGCAATGACTCCAAATATTCCAGCCACCTTCATGTTCCCAGACATGACCAAACCATACATCACTCAACCAGCATACATTCCCTCCACCCAGATATTAAGCCATGCAGGCACAAATGCACTCCAGATGGGCCCAAACCAGAGGGGCTGAAGGGGAAAGACAGTGTAGGGCTGTCTGCAGAATTTGAATTGGCCTCAAAAGGAACCAAAACATATGAAAGTCAAGCAAAATTCTCTGAGAAGAAACAGCACCACTTTATGGTTGAAAACAACCAAGTTTCTGGAGAAGGGGCTGAGGGGAGGGACTTCACGACTAGTTGGTGTGAGACTTTTCATGATCAGCATTTCAGGCAAGTTTTGGACCAAACTAGAGCTGAATCTTTGCCCTGGTTTAGTGAGGATGATGTGAAGAAAATGAATCTCCTTGCCAGAGGCACTGTGTTGAGTAAAGACAGAATTCCAGGCCATGGCCAAGTGCTTCAAGTGGGACTTGGTAGTTGCAATGAAAACACTACATTACTAAAAGGGGACCATAACAGACTCTGCCAGACAGGGCAGTGTGCCCTGATAAAGCGCCCCAGTGATTGGTTTGAGGTTCTTGCGTTCCATTTGGACAGGGTCTTGGGTTTGAACCGCAGTCTTCCAGCAGTGCTAAGGACCTTTAAAAGTGACCTATTACCATATAAGTATACCAGTGGTTCTGCCAGACCTGTGGTGTGGTGGGACCCAGATATTCAGCATCTagctgatgatgataatgaccAGAACTCATTTTCCCTCACCTGGCCCCAATATCAGGATCTGCTAAAAGCAAGATGTGGGATGCAAGTGCCTCTGAACTCAgcagtgtgtgtaggtgtacacCATTCAGAGTGGGGAAGATTGGCACTGTTTGACTTCCTGTTACAGGTGAGAGGTTAGATAATATAGATTATAATAGTCTTATAATGATCATCTTgtacacaatacagttttattatGAACATTTCATGAAACTTGTAATGAGAAATAAGCCATTGCTTATTTCTCATTACAAGTTTCATGAAATGTTCATTGCTTATTTCTCTTTTTGGAAGCCAAGAAACCTTAATTACCtaatgaacccttaaagaaccctgtTTCCTAAGAATGTAGGCATACATGGTTTTGGGGAAGTGCAAGTGTCTGGGGTAGCCAGATAAGATTATGCACAACAGCATGAGGTGAGTCATAATGTAAGTGCAGAAGCTCCAAGCTGAAAATGCAGCAAGGACAGAGGAGTATCAAGATCAATCAGGCAAGTCCAGAGGGTGAGAGGGGCCACAGAAGGAGAAGAGTTTCAGGATCTGGCACAAATCCaactaaacaaaaatgtatggtTATTACAGTATTATTTTAACATCATCAGTATTGAAATGACTTTTCACAATGATTCACTGAGTGAAATGGAGGACTGTAGTCCAAATAAACAATGACTTGCCTGCCAAAAGTGGTACTGCACAAAAATCCTTATAAGCTTTTTCATCAGCAGCCTTCATTTCCCTCTCAAACAGCAGCCCATCTCAGACATCTTTGTGCAATGAGCCTGTTTTTTCgttataatttttttacgaTTGCATTTTCTATTCTCACAAATGGGTTCTCTGGTACACTTCTAATTAGAAGAACCCGACTGAGTTCATTCTTCTGTGAATCACAGATAGATTCAATTTCCCTGCTGtaggaagtgttttattaaatgtatacCTGAATAATGAGGCACGTAATTACAGCGATGATACATCTGCTTTGTTTACTTACCCTACCCATAAGGCAGTGTCTTGGATAGGTTTAGTGTTTGTGTTGAAGCAAGAGCATCACAGTAATAGCACTGCAGTAAGAGTAAATGGCATCTGTAATCCACCAATAATAGTTAATTATGCTGTTAAAGGCGTAAGCTGGTATGACAGAACCCTAATTGAATGTTGGACACATTCCTTTCTTACTGCTTTATAAGTTAATCAGTAACCTTTCTTACTGCAATAAGTAGAGAGTTtcagatgaaaaaaatattccTTGGATTTTACAggcaaataataacaaaatggaTTTGTCTGTGGACAGAGCAGAGAAAAGTAATGGTCAAGGTCAGCAAGGTTCCTAATTAATGTTAAATTTAACAGTCAATACACTGGTAAGTGTGATGGCTAGATGTGAGGTGTGTGATAGGACGGGACCAAATAATACTTTTTCAGGTTTTAGAGCAATTGCACCAGGGTCAGCTAGGATAACATGATAATGTGAGTTTGATGTCTCCAGTACAGGATATGCAAAATGGCATTTTAATGGTGATAAACAAGAGACTGAAACTGACAAACCAAACAATTTCTGTCTTTATGAACCATTATGGTTTAAATAGTAGAGTAGAACCATTATACCATATGTCCTTATAAAGGGTTATAGGCCAAAGCActtgatttttttaatgtaacaaaCAATGATATGAAATTAATGTAGTTGCATAAAAAGTGCTGATATAGCTtgaaaacaatgtttttaagagtgtgtgtgtgtgtgtgtgtgtgtgtgtgtgtgtgtgtgtgtgtgtgtgtgtgtgtgtttgagtgtaatATGAGATAGCTATGATAGGCCTTgaaaaaaatggaggaaaaaagagTCAATATGTGAAACCTGGCCAACAGCTAATAGTATTGATTTGGTGTGATTTACTGAGCAGGATCCTTGAACACGTGCTCTAAGATACTCACTGAACAGCTCTGCTGGCTTTGAGGTGCAAGTTAACACCCATTAGTGTGAAGGACACAGTCACTGTCACTACAGGAACAGAAGACTTTCTGTACACTGTGGATTAGATCTTTATTCCATATGcacttcctcttcttcttcttcaattctttaaaaaaaaaacaattcttaAGAACCAATTCTTTTTCTAAAGAATCAGTTTCTTTTTCTACagagtaaaatccctagtgttgaattaacacccagtgttcatttgtgtccaatggACTTGTATCCAAAatactgtagggtgtaaattcaacactggtgattttgctgtgtatgtttTGATGTTTCAAGGCCATGACTGAAAGCATAATGTGGAATGTGGTGTGCTTATGAATCCCCACAATGCATTACTTAGAGTTACTGTCCAAATTATATACCATAGGGTACAGGAAACCCAAAATGCACTTGTTGGGAATAAGAAGAAGGATACAATTTCAGATACAGTTTTTGTTATGTATCTGGTGTGGGGTGGCTGAACATGCACAATTGCCTATGTGGCCTATGCATATACGGTCTGCAGAGATAAGATTGTTGTTATACATGTGcacatgtaaaaaaacaaaaaaattcttcATATATCCCTCATCATCCTTCTGTCTTAGATGGAAGCTCAGGGTCGGCCATGGCATAGCAACCTTGAGGCAATCGAGGGCTCAGCACTGTCAGTTTGGCCATGCTAGGACTCACAGCCTTCTTATTAGTGGTGCAGAACTTTAACCTCAGAATGATCCAAAATaagaaaagattattatgatgtggaataaaaatatttatatattcatttgtaATCTACAGTGCAAAATCTTTGCATATGGTTCACTAGAGCAAGAGTGCACAAAATTATATAACTAAGTAATAGGGTGAAAGTAAGCACAGAGAGGATGTCATGAAGAAGAggaattagaagaagaagaagatgaaggttatgtacagtatacaatcCACTGTGGTGCTGGAACAGAACATGCTTGCAAAAAAGACAAATACTGTCCAACTGTGTAATATTCTCTTATATGATTATATGATTCtatgatatttgatatttggaCTCCCCAGCTGCATTTTCTCTATATCCCACTGCCTGTTCTGAACATGCATAATATATGCTCTTCCATTCAACTGTGTCCACTCAAATGCCAACCTGTTGGACTGAAACGGGTTTCTTGTTGGCTTTTGAGGGATGTGTTTCACAGCTGTGTGCTATGTAACAGAGATGTGTGAAAGCCTGCGTTCCCGGAGAAATAGTGCTATAGTACTGTCCCACTGTAGAGTGTGATGGTGATTATTACCCATAATCCTCTATGCTGTTGCTATTTCCATCATCAAGTGAACTGTGCTATGACTATCAACCCATGCTGTATTCGCTTACCTTTTTTACCCAGGTACCATGTGAGCTGAGCTGGGATATATGGGTGGAGCTAAGAATAGTGCAGCCCACCATTGGTTGATACAGTCATCACACCATTGTCCTGATTATCTCTGGAACTGCTTCTCTACTGGCGCAAATAAATTTCAGTAGTAGGCTCGTGTAGTGACTGCCAAATCCTCCTGCATTTGGATGCTCAACATCCCCTGAGCCCTGTGCATTACAATACTCAAGGATAGCTGAAAGCAGCAGATGATCAGATGATCATAAAATGATGCTGTACCAACATCTTCCCAATTAGTACACAAGGTCATTTTCAACGTTGATGAGATGTATGTGTGCTATCTGGGAGCGTAATGGAACTGAAAACCCCTACATAGTGCACTCACAAATAATCTAGAAAGACTTTTGAAATGCAGCCCCAGATAAtgcacaactgtgtgtgtgtgtgtgtgtgtgtgtttaatgtccACTGGTACCTTTTTATTTTACCTCTTTATTTTCACTAAAGATTAAAGGATTGGAACACTTGGCCCTGTGTGGGTGCGTGGGCATCTCTTGCTGAGCCACGGCAAGTCGCACTGTTCGCTGGAGAAGCATTATTATAAAACCTATTATATgcctgataacacacacacctcaagcACAGAGAACCACATCTCTGCATAGTTCAACCTGTAAGATATGAACCACACAGGAACAAACGGAggtaatagatagatagatagatagatagatagatagatagatagataaatagatagatattgcATATTTGTAAATAACATGATAGCATTACTTAATCTAATCTTATATCATAATAATGACATTACAGGATTTCTGTGAGTTTTTTGTGACTGTGTTGTGGCCAAAAacacttgattttgctgcgggtttttttgaaaatttgcgatgcaactttcTGAGTTTTgggtgctttttttgtggaaaactatttgaattggcaGAACTCCCACTGCATAAAATTGTTTTGCTTGGTCTTTTGCAGTGGATAGTTGGTAactgagaccttttagctgtactcaaatcaaagagggctttggctgcaTGCgtattgtgatgacatcacatgatgcatcttgtcCCAAACctgcggtcattttgaaaaatgcaagctcctctgaatattgcatcATTTGCCTGATTTTGAactcatttctgtgatcgcaaaatcgcaaaatcctggagggactgacatTACTTCATTACTTTTATTTCTATGTAATTTAGCTTTAATAATATCGCCATGAATGCGACTGTATGCTTCTTTCTCTAATCcactcactctgtgtgtgtgtgtgtgtgtgcgcgtgtacgtgtgcgtgtgtgtgtggtgtgtttatcTCCCACAGGTAAATGACAGACTGGACCGGTACTGCTGTGGGTTCCAGCCTGACCCTGCTGATATGTGTGTGGAAAACCTTCTGAATGTCAAATGTGCAAACCCTAAACATTTAATGCTGGTGCATATTCTGGTAATGTCACTTTCTCTTTAGAATGCTATGAATTATTATTCTAAACCTTTATTCAAACGTGGTTGAAAGTTGCATTTCTACACTGAGGAATCAGCCATGTCCTTGAGTTTAGGattttcactctctctgtgaCATCCTTGCATGCATAAATGATGACACGACGGCTTCAGTGAAACATAACACTATTGCACGTTTTAGCTCCTGATACATGCAGTTCTATTGACTTACCAGAAGACAAGAAGTTGATAGGATCTGTTGCAATCACTATGAAACAGCATATTTTATATACCTGTGCAGAATATgagatattttatttgttattatgttTTACTCATGGACAACTGCTAAAATTAACATCTTGGATCATTTTAAAATCACTCCACAGTATACAGTCAACAGCATACCGAGCTTTATTTCCCTCTTGAAGCCCTGAGATACAACTAAATATAgaaacattcatttttattacactGTCTTCCTGTCTCAAATTCTTCCCACTCAcacatcaaaaataaatatatgtattattttagatagatagataattttaTTTGTCATCAAAGAGGAAATTAGTTTCTACCGTCGGTGCGTAGAAAgcataaacacaacaacaccATACATATTAACCATCAAAACAATCACAGACAtagaggggagaaggggacaaataataaagaaaaaagaaaacatcaggaTTTTAACCATTATCATGGGATTTCTCTGTGTTCTATTGAAaatcttctctcttttttttttttggactcaCATTTTCTAGTGTGTTACATTTTATGGTACACAAATGACTGACACTCAGTATTGGATTTGATATCTAGCATCCACATAAAAGATTACGAAAtgcttatattttatttacgcACTTTTTGAGGATGTTAAATATAATGTGCAGAATGAAATCATAATTATATCAGAAATGACAGAAATGCTCTAAAGGCCAAAAACTGTCAACTGTGTGTCAggtgcattttctttcttgttaCATGATTTGACAAATGTGTCAGCTTTACTTTTTGTTCATTGTTCAAAAGCTTTAAGATTACTAATATGTTTAGAGCAGTTTGCTTAACATAATTCAATTTCAGTGTATTTGTGCATTCAAGTGCACTTGCATTTCTAATGAAATTATATCAGTGGGTGATGACTATATGAActaactctctctttctctctccaggTTCGGAGGACAGATCCCTCCAGACTAGTGTTTATAGATAATGCAGGCAGGCCTCATCATCCACAAGACAACCTCAACTTCAGACTGATTGAGGGCATTGATGAGTAAGTGCTGATATTTATTCATCATGACCTTAAACAGTGCATATTAaggaattttatatatacatcTAGAATGTATCTACTTTATATAAAGGCATTAGTTTAGCCACGCCATTTGAAATGTTCCAGATAAACGTTCGTAAAAGCTCATAGATAATAAGTCAGAGAGGGCACTTATTTACTTATAATGTTGTCCTGGTGAGGTAAGGACAATCCCAAAATGTGTTCAAGACAATACCTGACGTTGATAATACATCAAGACAATACGTCAAGTCATCTTCGTTTATTActattgtttgtgtgtattaaaGAAAGGATTTGCACTTACACATTATCCACAAGTGCACACTAGATTGTAGACATCGGCAACAGAATCAAGTACCTAATTAAATTTGAAATTTGATCAAACCCAGCTATTATGCAGTGGCAATTTCAGCAACTACATTTGCTGAGTTCAGCACattaaagaataaaatgaaacaaacacaTTAGGTTAAAGAGGGAGTCAGtgatttttaaatcacattccAGCAGCTTTACATATTGATATAACGTCCATGGTGCTACAATAAATTAAGTTTGCAACTTAAGGTAAAGTTACTCAAGTGGAAATTTAATAGGAAATTCCACCCTTAATTTAAACACATTGATCTAAGcgtaatttaatttttttcggCGTGGTACAGTAGGTTTAAGGTTTATTACCTTATCTTTAACTAGGTCCTGGGCTGCTGTTCTGTATATTTTAAGTGATATGTGTAAAGCTCATTTTGAGACTGAGTATTATCTGGTTTGTTTATCATGAGGCAACATCTAATAGCTAAGGTCAGCTTGAGGCTATGTCTGCGATATTACATGGTACTTGATCAACCTGCAAAGGTATTTTTACATAATCATACATTAAACATTTATGTAATTTAATAGTAATTAGTAATCCTGTTTAATAGTAATTAGTAAACAATAGGTCCTGTAGTACTGTAGATTTAAATGATAtattgtcatatatcaaggaggtaactctggacttcatttcccagcagccaatGCACCATAttacatcattgtcacatgaccacctgcacctgtatcacgtttctgtttaacgagcactcctaTACATAGCCACTTTTTGTACCGCTTCCTCGTCTTACGTATTGTTTAACGTCACCTTTGTCCGTGTACAAGTTTTTGTTTTGCCTTAGCCACAGTATTCTGCCTAGTTGTCtaagtgtctttgttttgttgtttgtttgtttattaaatgtttgaagatCTGTGCTTGCCTCTGTATCCTTCTTTGTAACGTGACATATCAAAATATCAATAGCAATAAAATGCTTTATGATCAATTCTGTCAACATTTAGCCTGTAGTAACTCATCCCATGATTACTGGCAGTTTCCAGAAATTTGGTTCAGTCTGAATAATGACAAAGATGTATGACATCTGTGACAAAGCAAATTTTCTGAAAATCAGTTGAACATGAAGTGGGTTAAAGAATTGACCTTTCGCTATAACCAGCAACAGCAGCTAATATAGCATCTGCTGTTTTCCTGTAACTATGACATGGACCACCAGCATCCAAGCAATTAAACAAGGAGTCACCTCTACCTGCCTGTCAATCATTGTGTCTGTCAATTCAGAAAACTCCCCATCTCGCACTAGTATTTCTATGTCTATTTTGGGGATGTGGATTTGGAGGGAACACTGACAGACCGGTTGTATTTATTTGGATTCTGAGCTTCATATCAGCTAGCACCAATTAACCTGTACCAAAATAACCTGAGTGCAGAGCATGTTTATGATTGGCAGGTTTCCGGAGAGAGCCATCTCAGTGCTGCAGTCTGGCTGTCTGGAGCAGCTGCTCCTGCGCTCGCTGTCTGTGGATAAGGAGCTGTGGGTGAGTCAAGGAGGAGCAGCAGGCCTCAGAGCCACCATCTACACTCTTCAGCACAGAGCTCGAATCCTGCTGCAGCACATCCAGAACAAGAGAGTAAACAGCGATCTGTGAAACTATACCTATTTAAAAGAACTTATACTGACTACAAGCAGGCAAGTTAAAAGTTTGCAagttgtgatttttaaaatgaataataggTGGTGATATCTGCAGCTGCTGCTGCATTGTGTGCAAAACAGTAATAATATACTAAAGGTGGTGCTACATTTATTTGGCAATGTGAAACAACGGCTTGGTGCAGCGCACTTATAAGAAAGTAGGTTATCTAATATTGATACTGACCATTCTCAAGAGTAAATCTGGGatgtttttattgaagataGTCTTTTTCACTATCCTCAAAATtctttgtacaaaaaaaaaatccacacacacaaaataaataaactggcaAGCTAATCTAAGAGTAAGCTAGTTaagttagttagctagttaaagCATCTGTGTCTCTTTCAGTACTACACTTGATTTAGCAAATGTGGGAAGCCAAGgtaaacttttttaaaactgtatcatACAATATACTATTGAGTTGTGAGGCTGTTTTGCAGAAAGGAATTTGGTGTGTTGAACATTGTTGTATGCTCAGAATATTCTTATTGAAATCCCAGTATGCAGTAGAGTCCAGAGATTTTATCAGTTCTGGATACAAAGTAGATTACATCATACTTTACTAATTGAAGTTATAATCACAATAATGCATGACACATAAAAGACTCTACTGCCTCGTTTCCAGGTCATTAAGAGATTACagttaatggtgtgtgtgttaggagcaTACACATGCCAGCATCGGAATGAAATGATCTttcttggttttgttttgtttaaaatgggAGAAAATGGTGTCTAAATTTCAGTTGTATATAAGGAGTCATCAAACTGATATAAAGTTTGTTTTACATAATGTATTCTTGATAAGCATCGTGTGAATACTAGTTGTACTAAGTTTTGATACATGATCAAATGAAAAAGTTTGTAGTGTGTTCAGTGTATTTGGATTGTACTGGGGCCAAATCGGCCGGTCATCTGCGAACAGTGTGAACAGGAGAACAAACTGAATGTTGCCCGACTGAATGTAGAAAACTGAAGAGATGCTGCTTGGTGGAAAGGCATGTCTAAGAAAGGAAATACTGTCAGCATTTCTTCTGCTACAAAGAGGGCTAACTCTTTCAGTTGTACAGCTTTGCTTGGTTGACCCATTTGCAAAGACATTGTGGTGCTAAATAGTTAAACAATGCTTCAGTGTTTTAGCCGAGGTATGAGGATTGGCTTCTGGTttaagcaaaaaagaaaaaaatattatttgtgtTGTTAACACGGGAAATCTCTGAAATTTCTGTTCATATTTAGTAATTGAGGAGAATAGCTCTATGTGAAACTTAGTCAAGTTTTCTTTTCCCAGAATGTTGTGATGTGTATGTTGTTTGTACTTATGTTTTGTATGCCTGCCAGAATAATTATTTTTGGAATTGTTCAGGAGAATtcaactgaactgaattgaattgaattgaatttgatcAAAGGTCAAGCTTTTCTATAGAATTTAAATGTGGGTTTCAAACCTCTAAGCAGAAATACATTGCTGTCAGAACATCTGATATAACTATGAACAAAATATGAACTTCAGCATTATAACACcataaataatattacaaaattaACACTTGTATAATTCCATccataacgcttatcctacacgggttatggggagcctggagcctatcctggaactctgggcacaaggcgagggacaccctggacagtgtgccaacTCCAACctcggaggtgcgaggcaaacgtgctaaccattaaacgtgctttttaaaataataaaccaaatcAACAAAATAATCAGCACCTGCATTAAACAATGTTCATACCATCACTGAGTAAAATTAAGCCCATAATGAGTAATTACAATTAACTATGGATTATATTCATGCATTCATCTCCAGTGCTTTATCCTTGTCACAGTCATGGacccagagcctatcctgggatcGCTGGTTGAAAAGCTGGAATACGACCTGGATGGTTTTAACACAGTTATAATACCTTTCTCTTTTGTAAAAGATTGTCTCTTTTATCCAGTTCATTCCAGCCTTTCACATGTGCAAT
This genomic window from Ictalurus punctatus breed USDA103 chromosome 1, Coco_2.0, whole genome shotgun sequence contains:
- the gask1a gene encoding Golgi-associated kinase 1A; translation: MMCSAMQKALGAGMKLKVKRRYIVLFLSLLTLSVMMINTYSPLPCDQKCLLSQGPHHNQPTEAGARNSKHLPPNIHRGSWKLSKMKASEKHISVIDDHQHRGSKLQENVHFSTRSNTKNTFVKLKQVFYQGRNKHSSQTNMANTKERLSNQPGNGNDSKYSSHLHVPRHDQTIHHSTSIHSLHPDIKPCRHKCTPDGPKPEGLKGKDSVGLSAEFELASKGTKTYESQAKFSEKKQHHFMVENNQVSGEGAEGRDFTTSWCETFHDQHFRQVLDQTRAESLPWFSEDDVKKMNLLARGTVLSKDRIPGHGQVLQVGLGSCNENTTLLKGDHNRLCQTGQCALIKRPSDWFEVLAFHLDRVLGLNRSLPAVLRTFKSDLLPYKYTSGSARPVVWWDPDIQHLADDDNDQNSFSLTWPQYQDLLKARCGMQVPLNSAVCVGVHHSEWGRLALFDFLLQVNDRLDRYCCGFQPDPADMCVENLLNVKCANPKHLMLVHILVRRTDPSRLVFIDNAGRPHHPQDNLNFRLIEGIDEFPERAISVLQSGCLEQLLLRSLSVDKELWVSQGGAAGLRATIYTLQHRARILLQHIQNKRVNSDL